The DNA region cggtaacatggcgaaatcccatctctacaaaaaatacaaaaattagccgggcatggtggtgtgcacctgtagtcccagctacttgggaggctgaggtgggaggatggcttgagcccaggagatgaagattgcagtgagtcgaaattgtgccactgcattccagcctgggtgacagagccagaccccatctcaaaataaataaataaataagagaggccgggcgcggtggctcaagcctgtaatcccagcactttgggaggccgagatgggcggatcacgaggtcaggagatcgagaccatcctggctaatacggtgaaaccctgtctctacttaaaaatacaaaaaactagccgggcgatgaggcgggcgcctgtagtcccagctactcgggaggctgaggcaggagaatggcgtaaacccgggaggtggagcttgcagtaagctgagatccagccactgcactccagcctgggtggcagagcaagactccgtctcaaaaataaataaataaataaataaataaataaataaataaataaataagagaaaagaatgagaattATTACAGAGCTCTTTTCAGAAGTTATGCAAGGCAAGAGACCACAGAATGAcatctttaaagttttaaaagataaattttaaaaactgtcaacctagaattctttatccagagaaaatatccttcaaaaatgaaggtgataCATTACCTaccaaaattaacttaaaatgaatcaatgacttaaatataagagctaaagcCACAAAATCCTTAGAAAAGAACACAGAGGTAAATCTCCAATCTTCATGAACTTGGATTTGGCAgtggattcttagatatgacaccaaagacacaagcagcaaaagaaaaaaatagataaactggacttcatcaaagtAAAACCTTTCGTGTCTCAAAGGACACCATCaggagagtgaaaaggcaacctacagagtgggagaaaatatttgcaaatcatatctcATAAGAGTCTAatagatacaatttttatttttaaaaaatactacaacAATATCTAAAAATTAACACAATAAAGTGTACAGAATTTTTGTGAGTAAAATTTCAATGTTAtgaccagacacggtggctcacacttgtaatccccacactttgagaggccgaggcaggccagatcacctgaggtcaggagttcgagaccagcctggccaacatggcaaaaccccatctctactaaaaatacaaaaattagccaggcgtggtggcaggtgcctgtaatcccagctacactactcaggatgctgaagcaggagaatcacttaaaaccaggaggtggaggttgcagtgagccgagattgtgccactgcactccagcgtgggcaaaaAGAGTgggactccacctcaaaaaaaaaaaaaaaaaaaaatcaatgttgttattaattattttaaaggaagTAAGAAAGGATTTGAGAGCAGAGAGGCATTTCAGGCTATGGACACAATGACTTAACATTGTGAATGCACAATTCTCTAACACAATAATCTGCAAGTTCTATGAACTTCTACTGAAAACTTGAGGGTCTTGTTCTTTTAGGAATTCCAAAAATTTGCTCTAAAATTTTCAGGAAGAATAAAGATTCACAAACGGCTAATTCAATGTTGGCAAAGAAAGTTAAGGAAGGCAGATAcatcttacaaaataaaatgacagcaCAAAGGCagatctaaaaaaacaaaacactatgtTAATGTTGTTGGAACGGAGAGATGAGCCAAGGACACGGAATGAAGAATGAAATTAATAACCTGGTCCCATGTGTAAACGGGAACTTAGTAAGTCAATAGGGAAAGGATAGACTGTTTAGGAGATACTGTTAGGAAAGCTGACCCATAATATGGAGGAAAAATCAAGCTCATAAAAAATAGATTCCAGTTGGATCCAAGAACCAAAATCTGAATGGGAAAAACTATAaaagtaatagaagaaaatatacaagacTATATTTTTTAATCCAGAGAGACAGAATATTTCAGATCTAGAAGGCACaaaatttcagaggaaaaaattCTGAGGAGTTGGCTATACTAAAATTTAGGATGTCTTCCAACCAAAGTTCATAATAGATAGAGTTGTCATAAAAAAACCAGAGAGTTCtcagagaaaatatatgcaatgtCTAAATCCAGCAAGGCATTAATATCTAGAAATACAAGCAACTCCTGCAAAtcgggaaggaaaagaaaggaaacccaATTGAAAAATGAACAACAGGTATGAACAGGCAATTTGAAGAAGGGGAACTCCAAATGGCTAACAGATATATGAATTGATGCTCAAACTCACTGTAATCAGAGAAATGTAGGTTAAAACATCTATAGTATATCACTTTGCAACCATCAGACTGGcaaaagttagaaaaacaaataacaccAAGTGTTGGCGAGAGAATGGGAAACTGTGAACATTCCTATTCTGCTGGTACAGGTGAAACCTGAAGCAGCCATTTAGAAAAAGAATTACCAGGCAACATTTAGTGGAACTAAATGTGTATATGTTCTATGACCGAGCAACCCTCCTCCAAGAAGGTATCCCAGAAAAATCCTGAGTCAAGTCCAATAGGCACATGCATAAGGATGTTCAACACAGTGTTTTGGTGATAATGGGAATTTTGAAGCAAGCCGAGGATCCACAGTAAGGAATGGATAACAGATCAATGTGCATGATGACATTTTAAACCACAACTTTTGCATACAGTCCCCTGGATATATCCTACAAACATATCgtcaagtgaaaaataaaaataaaaaaacccatcATTAATTCTAAATCACaacatttatgtaaatttaaaacacaacGGGCAACCACTCCATCTTGAAAGACATTGAGGTGTCCAAGGACTTGTGTGAAACAGGTTGGAATGGATGCAAGTGGTGGGAGGAAAAAGGCAGCTAAGATGGGATGGGGAAGGAAACTTGAATAAATGGAGGGTTTTTAATGGGCGGATGCTCATGGTGCATCTTAAATTAAGGAGTGTAGTTAATTCTACTTTTTGCCccaggcctaatttttttttttttttttttaagagacagggtctcgctctgtcttccaggctggggtgcagtggtgggaccatggctcactacaacctcaatgtgccaggctcaagtgatcctcgcacctcgGCCTTTCAGGTAGCTGAcgcaggtgtatgccaccatgcccagctaattaaaaaaaaaaaaaattgtagagatgggatcttgctgtgttgcccagggtgatctccaactcctggcctcaagcaagcctcccaaagtgctggggttacaggcatgcacctgtaacccagccccaaggtcttttttttttttagttaactCAGAGGGTTTGACAAttacaggaggaaaaaaatgatatcaaatgcttctatcaaatattttttctacgtCTATTGATAATAATGATTTTTCTAtaacagatgtagaaaaagcatttgataaaagtcCATACATctccatgatttaaaaaataattcaaatcaagatagaagagaatattttaaactgataatgGACATCTATAACAGCTTTGTAGGTATAAAGGTGACCCTGGAGGCAGATCTGGGCTGAGTGAGtcacaggagggagggaagattaAGCCTCCCGGCCACGGTCTGTTGCATAAAGAATCGGGAGGGTAGAGCTCTGAAGCTGGAAATTCGAGGGGCTCCCAGGGGTCCCCCATGGTCCCAGCAACACAGAGTTTCACATTGGTGCATATTCCTCTTGTAGGGATGAACCAGACTTTGAATAGCAGCAGGACCACAGAGTTGGCCCTAAATCATTCCACAGGGAGCGTGGTGCACACGGCCTGCCTGGTGCTGAGCTCCCTGGCCATGTTCACCTGCCTGTGCGGGATGGCAGGCAACAGCATGGTGATCTGGCTGCTGGGATTTCGAATGCACAGGACTCCCTTCTCCATCTATATCCTCAACCTGGCCGCAGCcgacctcctcttcctcttcagcGTGGCTGCCATGCTCAGCCTGGAAACCCAGCCCCTGGTCAGTACCACTGACAAGGTCCACGAGCTGATGAAGAGACTGAAGTACTTTGCCTACACAGTGGGCCTGAGCCTGCTGACAGCCATCAGCACCCAGCGCTGTCTCTCCGTGCTCTTCCCTATCTGGTTCAAGTGTCACCAGCCCAGGCACCTGTCAGCCTGGGTGTGCGCCCTGCTCTGGATGCTGTGTCTCCTGACAAATGGGTTGACCTCTTGCTTCTGCAGCAAGTTCTTGAAATTCAGTGAAGACCGGTGCTTCAGGGTGGACATGGTCCAGGCTGCCCTCATCATGGGGGTCTTAACCCCAGTGATGACTCTGTCCAGCCTGACCCTCTTTGTCCGGGTGCGGAGAAGCTCCCAGCAGTGGCGGCGGCAGCCCACTCGGCTGTTCGTGGTGGTCCTGGCCTCTGTCCTGGTGTTCCTCACCTGTTCCCTGCCCCTGGGCTTCTACTGGTTCGTGCTGTACTGGTTGAAGCTGCCGCCTGACATGCAGGTCCTGTGCTTCAACTTGTCACGCCTCTCCTCGTCCATGAGCAGCAGCGCTAACCCCCTCATCTACTTCCTGGTGGGCAGCCGGAGAAGTAACAGGCTGCAGAGGTCGCTGGGGACTGTGCTCCAACGGGCACTTCATGAGGAACCAGAGCTGGAAGGTGGGGAGACGCCCACCACGGGCACCAATGAGATGGGGGCTTGAGAGCCACCCACAGGTGCTTCCCATCTGTGCGAGCCTATGTCCTGGAGATTCCCGAGCCGTGAGCTGCCTCCCGCCTCATCCCTGCCAAGTGCCTGGCCAGCCTTCTTGGGGGAGCCCCAAGGACTTTGCAACTACGTGTGGGGGTCACTTCCCTGCATGTCAAAGCTTCCCACACCACCTGTGTCCTGAATCTCACAATGCAACCCTGCGGGAAGATGCAATTTATTTGGTTGTAGcagatcatctggttgggggaAAATATTAGCTTTTAGCCCTACCCTGCTATAAGCTGGTTATCTGTGGGTGGATAACAGGCATCTCATTTGAATATGAAAGCTTTCTCCCAACCACCTTCTCTGCCTGAGACAGCATCTTTGTGCAGGGGCAGGTGACCTCGGGGGATCTTTGGCCCTATGCTGGTCCTTGGGTGGCACCAAGTGGCCACCAAGGCGGTGCCCCCGTGCACCTTTCCCCAGGTGTGCCTGCAGTCTGCAAGTAAACGGTGTCGCCATCGCTGACCCAGATCTCGCTGGCTGTGGGCCGTGAGACTCTGCCCCACTGTCCCTCTGACCCCTGGCCAGCCCTTGACCCCTGGCATTTGCTGTGAGGTTGCCTTACCCTGTCACCCCTCACACCCAGGGCAGGCCTGTTCGCTTTCCTCCAGGCTGCACTGGGAAGGGAAGAGCCTCTGCCTGGGTTCACTGGCAGTCACTCCAGCAGATGCTGATGGGACAGTGCCGCAGGCAGTGAAGGGCAGCCTGCCAGGCAGTGTCCCCCAGAGCCAGAGTCTCATACCTGACTGACTGTCCCTCCCAGGGCCCCCTCACTTTGCCCAAAGGCCCAAAGAGGGATATCTGGGACACATACCAGCCAGCtccactctcctccctccccttttccttcccacAGTCCCCAGGGGCCAGAACAAGGCCGATGTTCCCTGCACTTTCCACAAATCACAGCCCTTTCCTACCACCCAGCATCCAGCCTCGAGGCTCAGGGCTTGCGGGGAGGGGCTGCAAGACAGGAGGTCCCTGCAGAGTCAGCCCCGGACTTAAagaggtgagggaggaggaaagacagGAAGTGGAAAGATCATGTCTCCAGACCACAGCCTGGCCTGCAAGCCTGGCACCCGGCTGCATCATCCTGTTTTTCAGGTCAGAAGGTGAAAATGATCTTGTTCTTTCTCTTGGCATCTTTCTGAAGCAAATCTCAGTCTCCTCCCAAAAGATGGAACCTTTGAACCAGCCAGGGCACAGGTCGGATCCTGAGACAGGAGAGGACGGCTCATCAGTAAGCTATAAAATACACCTGGAATCAACTCTCACAGCCTACGGTTCTGTGCTGTGGCGGGCAATGCTGTCCTGGGGACTCAAAGACTGTACACCCGGACAGGACTCCCCTTCCTGGGGTCTCCCTGGGTGTtcactgccctgggctggggGCTGTGCAGCCCTCGCAGGAGAAGTTACCTCTGAGTGCTTTCGTTTCCTGGGTTACGTGCTTTCCCACCCAGGGCCCAGGCCCCCAGGTCTGCATGTCCCGGAGAGGCGTGCAAGGCGGGGTGGTGGTTCTTTATCAGTCATTCCAGCATTTAGCGGAGCACTTGGTCCAGCACTGGCCTCGCACGCCACACGCACTTAACAAGTGCTTATTTAGCCAGTAAGAGTCACTGATGCCTGTACAGTGCTTTACAGCCCATGTTTTCTCCAGGATCCAACCTACATCTTCTTACTACAAACCCCATGCTTCATGACCCTTCTCCAACCCGGGCAGCCACAAGGTGGCCCAGTCTAAAGCCAACGGTTGGTAGGCGGACCATCTCGCTTCTTAGCAGTCAGTGGCTACCACAGGGGCCCTCATTTGCAAGGGGAGGAGCCCTAGAAATTGTTCACACGATGATGTTATGTTTTGATAAAActtataaaatgatatattcatTAGACCTTCTACTGTGGTACCTCCATCACACTCCACTTTAGGTCAGATGGCACTGGTGTGCCCACAGGTAATTGGGGGGTGGGGTTGAGTGGAAGAGGAGTTAGGGGGTCCGTGCAGTTTGGGCTTAGTGAGGTGCATTTCTGTGGTTTCCGATCACCTCCATGTGTGGTTAGGCAATTGCTAGCGCCCCAGGGTAAGAACGGCTCCCAGGAACGTTCTCACTGCCTGCTGTCCCAGCTCCCTGGGCATCGTGGAAAGAGCTGCCTGAAAAAATGAACAGATGAAGGAAGTATGTGGAGGAGTGGGTAACAGAAGAAATAAGATTTGAAATGTACAGAACCAGAAGCTAGCTTATAGAAGAATCCTCCGATCCCCAGATGTACAATTCTAAGTGGGGGGTTCTGTTCTCATGGGTGCCTGCTCAGAGCAGGTGTCACCTGTTAGCAAGATCCTTGCTAATGCAGCGTGTGTAATCAGAACACATACCACATTTCCCGGGGGGGAAAGATCTTTTCCCGCCCCGGGAAATGTGAAAGTACCATTCATCAGACACCCAGTTTTTGTATCCAAAATGCTGGAGCAGGAACACAAATGGCAAAAACGTCTCTGTGAAGTTGCATGTTTTATGTATCCAGCTATCAATCACTTAAAATAAATCCAATCAATGAGGAAAAACAcaattatctttctcttttctccatagaAAGTGTACAAAATAGATCTATGAAGAGGCGAGCAACAGTATTTAGTCAAAAATGTAGGACAAATATTAGAAAGGTTTGTTAAGCAGctagttattaaaatattatagagCTTCGATATTTTATGAAGTTTGTGTTACTCGCTCTTGCTGAAAACAATGTTTGATTTACTTTCTCATTCTAAATAAGTATTCATTTTCAGACCTGATTTTGTATTTgtaaccttccttccttcttttcttcccccttaaAAAGGGCCCCAAATCCTGTAGaaattttagctcccacaaaccCTGGATGCAACAAGGAGCAGCGAGCCCTCTGGCCACACTAGAGTGCTGGAATTTCCTTGTGAACAACCATAAAATTCCAGTAGCATAGTCCACACTGTCTGATAGTTCAATCCTTTGCTGAAACAAGTTTTCTTGTTGAGCCCTGATTTCCCCAATCCCACCCCAAGGTTCAGCCATGTGGGGTCCCAGGTGGGAACCAGGTGCAGAGGGAGGATGGGGGTCCTCCCACCCACTCACTGATGGGGACAGGGCCTGGCTCTGGGAGTGAGGAGATGGGGGCTcccctccgccttctgggttccctCAGGCCAGGTGTTGCCCTCTGTAACCTCTTCTTCCCCAGCTGTGTAACGGGAACCATCAATCCCACCCTGCACGCCTCCTGAGGCCCCTGTGGGCTGCCGCAGGGAACTGGATGAAGAACACATGTTCTAAACAATCAACAGTGATTCCAGAAAGGAATTCCTGACAAGAACAGTTTGATCAGGCTGACAAACACAGCTTGGTTTGGTTTGGAAATAGGTGGCTTCCAGATTGCTTGTTTAATAGAGATGAACAGCACGTGCATAAGTTAGTTCTGCAGATCACAGCGTCAGGAGGCGAACAGTACCaagttctttattttctatcatGGAACTTTCCTTTCTCTGGAACCCCCAGCAGGACTCTTGGCAGAGACTTGGGTGTGGTTAGTTCAGGGAGGGCCCAGTCAACTCCAGGCTCCCTGCTCCTCATCCCAGAAGTTGCCTCTCAGTCGTGGCCTCCCATGGACTAGCCATTGTCTCCTCCATCCTTGTGGTTATCTACTTTCTGTGGCATCCTTTGTCAGGTCACCTGATTTTTGCTCCCAGAGTCCCAAATTTATCTGCAACTTCCATCACCTCCACTGCCTAATTGCTGTAATAAAGAGTTCTCAAATTTCATGGCGTAGCATAATGAAAGTTTTCTTGCTTATGCCATAGACCAATGCAGGTGGATGGGAGGCTCTGctccactctgtcactcagagaCCCAGGCTCCTGACGATGTAGGACAGGTGAGCCCCCAAACTGGGGCTTAGccaggagggttcttggctttgcccaggaaataattcaaggTGAGCCAGTGGTATTAGACAGCAACTTTCACTGAAGTGGCAGAGATACTGCTCCTTACAGTACGCTACCCATAGGCAGTGAGTCCAGAGCAGAAGCTCAGAGGCTGTGCTGCACTCATATTTACaaccacttaaaaaaatttttttttttttgagacagagtcttactctgttgcccaggctggagtgcagtggtgcagcctcaactcactgcaacttctgcctcccaaggtcAAGTAtcgtctccctagtagctgggactgcaggcgcacaccatcacgcccagctgatttttgtattttttatagaaaagaggtctcaatatgttgcccaggctgatcttgaactcctgggcttaagcaattcacctgtctcagcctcccaaagtgctgagattacaggtgtgagccaccacacctggcctatacccacttttaattatatgcaagtTAAGGGGTAGATTATGGTAACTTCTAGGTCATCAGATCCTGGTCATGGAAAAGAGGCGGTAActtccaggtgttgccatggcaatggcaaAGTGACAGGGCACTGGTGGGTGTGTCTTAAGGTCAGGTGCTTTCCCCTCTTCCCTGTCTTCAATTTGGCCAAAAGTCCAAACCCTGCTCCTGGAGTCGTGATCCACCTTCTACCTCACTTCCACCTTATGGCTTCGCCCTCTGCCGGGTCCTCATGGCCTCTCATTCAACCAGAGGatgggaggaaagaggagagatcAAACATGACAAGCCTCTACCATGAAGCATTCCACTGGCTGGAGTTCAGTCATGTGACTCATACCACAAAGgcatctgggaaatgtagtccagcCATTCACTCCAGTGGACCAGGGGAAGTGGTGTAGGCAAGTTCTCACTGTCTCAACCAGAGCAGCTCCTGCCTTGTttgcaagaaaggaaagaaaggggcaGAAAAGGATGCGGGAAAAGCAAGGCACAATCAGTACACCAAAGCATGGCCCCACGATGCAAAttcatgctgttttctttttccctaacTCTTTATGTTTGCCATTTGTGATACTGTCTAGGAACTGATGCTCTGAAATTAACAGGATGTTAAGGAAACTTCTTCATgtactgaataaacatttctcagacCCCTATTATGTGCCTGTCTCTGTTGTGGACCCCAGGTGAATGTCTGAGCTTTTACTTTCTGTCCAGTCTTTGGGGCACACTGGCCAGTTGTCACGACCTGAGGCCTCCTCTCCCTCACCCGTGCACATGAGACAGAACATCATGGTCTGATTGAACCTTCAGGTCACTCCCTGAGGTAGGTGGAAACACTGTCTCCCTTAGACAGTGACAGCTGCCAAGTGGCAGAACCAGCCCTGGAATCAAACTCCTCTGGCCGCCCCTCGACTGTTGGCTCCAGCTCCTTCTGATTGAagctgcctttgcaaaaattataactgaggaaactATGACAGTGAAAGATCAGACCTAACCAACTCTGTCTTCTTTCgaacctttaagctgtccttgttcattcccgGGCACAGGCCCAAGTGACTTTGAGAAGGAATTCAGTTCagggtttgactctgaaacaaaattgataatagcctttcccaaaaagacccccttcttgcctggggaccagtctgcctttgcaggactaacaaattagctacaagattagaaattacgtTTAGGGGTCCTGCAGCCTGTGGCTGCAAGAGTCTGCACCTCCCCACATTGCTCCTgaggataacatcactattggaACACTTAAGAGCAGTGCCTGAAACATTTTCAGACCCTGCACTCGATGGACCAGCTGACACCACTGAGACCAGTAATCTTGATCAACCAGTTCTGTCCTCCCACCCAGGAACAAAAGATGGCAAGAAAAACTTACTATGATTCCATCTCCAGCCTGACCAGTCagccctccccacttcccaagcccctacccaccaaatgATCTTTAAAAACTCGGATCCCCAAATGCTCAGAGAGACTAATTTGCGtcataataaaactccagtctcccgcacagccagctctgcatgaATTTCTCTCCGTtacaattcccctgtcttgataaatggGCTCTGTCTAAATGGACCCTTGTCTAAacgggcaaggtgaacccactgggcagttaTACTTCTACCATCTCTGGCTGAGAGGGTCAATAACAGGTGTGCACTATGTGCTTGGTGTGTGGCGCAGCACGAGTGTGTCTCAGAGGAGGCATTAAAATAAAACCATCCAGCACATTCAACAGgtcattgctgctgctgctgcttctttttttttttaatttttatttttgagatggagtcttgttctgtcgcccaagctggagtgcaatggagcaatctcggctcactgcagcctctacctcctgagttaaagtgattctcctgcttcagcctcctgagtagctgagattacaggcacacgccatcatgcctggctaatttttgtattttgagtagagacgggttttgccatattggacaggctgctctcaaactcctgaccttaagtggtccgcccatctcgacctcccagagcgctgggattacagacgtgagccaccctgcccagccatgcCTGCCAGTTTTAACTTGAGCATGCCTCTTCCTTATTTTCAGTACACTGGGCTTAGGTGGGGTGGCTGTCACCCATTGGTCCCTATCCCTGCCTCCAGCtcctatattaaaaatatttttaacacagGATTTTTAAGGGagatgtatttttaatggagatggggtttcgccatgttggccaggctggtctcaaactcctgacatcagatgatccacccacctcggccttccaccaaagtattaggattgtgggcatgagccaccgtgcctggccaggtcaTTGCTTATTAAAGATGCACTGCATTTGCAGCAAaggtgaaaaacagaaacagaaaccgTGGTCCCAGTTGTCAAGGAGCTCACTGACTAGTTGGGCAGACAAAACCAATCCACTTAAAAAGACAGAACAGGGCTGGGTGTGTCAGTgcgagcctgtagttccagctaccctgaaggctgagtcaggaggatcacttgagcccaggagttcaaggctccagtgagctatgagtgtgccactgcactccaacctgggtgacagagggggactccatttcttaaaaattaaaaaagaacagtAAGGGCTGTAGATGTGATAAGGGGAATGGAGTCTCAGGAGTAGGAAGTGAGGGCCTGCAAGTCTGGGgaacttcctggaggaggcaggcaCTGCCTAGGCCTTGAAGGATAATAAGGATGCATTGgacaaagaggaaggagaaggcatCCAGATCAGGGAATCAGATGTACCCCAAATGCCCCTCTCTCAGGGGTGGTCTGATCGCCACTCTTCCTCCAACAGAGTCAGTCTCCACCCTCCTGATCATGCTGTGGGTCCCTCTCCAGCCATCATCAAAGACCTGTCTGATCTGGCCTACGAGACTGGGACCAGGGCTCAGGGAGCTTGCAATGAAATCAGGGAGCCCCAGGGCAGGTTGGCTACTGGGTCTCCCTCTGGAAGGCACCAGAACCTTCCAGAAATG from Rhinopithecus roxellana isolate Shanxi Qingling chromosome 15, ASM756505v1, whole genome shotgun sequence includes:
- the MRGPRD gene encoding mas-related G-protein coupled receptor member D; amino-acid sequence: MAHYNLNVPGSSDPRTSAFQVADAGMNQTLNSSRTTELALNHSTGSVVHTACLVLSSLAMFTCLCGMAGNSMVIWLLGFRMHRTPFSIYILNLAAADLLFLFSVAAMLSLETQPLVSTTDKVHELMKRLKYFAYTVGLSLLTAISTQRCLSVLFPIWFKCHQPRHLSAWVCALLWMLCLLTNGLTSCFCSKFLKFSEDRCFRVDMVQAALIMGVLTPVMTLSSLTLFVRVRRSSQQWRRQPTRLFVVVLASVLVFLTCSLPLGFYWFVLYWLKLPPDMQVLCFNLSRLSSSMSSSANPLIYFLVGSRRSNRLQRSLGTVLQRALHEEPELEGGETPTTGTNEMGA